The genomic stretch GGCGTACCAGTGCAGCAGATAGCCGGTCGAGCGCGCATAGATCGGCGATTCGACGTTGCCGCGCAAGGTGCCCGGTAGCAAGGTGTTGCCGCCGCCTTCAGTTTGCGTCGGGCTCACCACGCTGACGTACTGGACAGCGTTTTGCCGGGTCGTTTCGGCCACTGTCCGGCTTTGCAGAACATCCACGACCACGGTGCGCAGCGCGCCCACCGCGAGCAGCGCCAGGACGATCAAAACGGCGATTTTTGCGCGTTTCCATTCACGATTGCGCGGCGGCAATGCGTGGCCGCCTTCGGTTTCTCGAGAAGGGATCGCTAGCGATGCATGAGTTTTTTCGGTCATCTCAGTCAGCCGTCATTTAACTTTACGCGTGCTTGCCATCGCCGCCGTGCTCCGGCGCGGGGCCGTCATCGGGTGCGTTGCCATGGCGGCCTGTACCGCCTTCATTGCCGCCATTGCCGCCGTTACTGTCATTACCACGGCGGCGCGCAAGGCGGCCATGAATACCCGCGAACACGAGTGGCACAAAAAACAGCGTGGACACCGTGGCGAACAGCAAACCGCCGATCACCGCGCGGCCGAGCGGCGCATTCTGCTCGGCACCTTCGCCGAGACCGAGCGCCATCGGAATCATGCCGATGATCATCGCGAACGCGGTCATCAGCACCGGCCGGATCCGGCTCGCTCCGGCTTCGAGCGCGGCGGTGAGCGGCGGCGCACCGGCCCTGAGCCGCTGGCGCGCGAACGACACCATCAGAATACTGTTGGCGGTCGCCACGCCCATCGTCATGATCGCGCCGGTCAATGCCGGGACGCTCAGATGCGTGCCCGTCAGGAACAATATCCACACGATACCCGCGAGAGCCGCGGGCAACGCGCTGATGATGATGAGCGGATCGACCCACGACTGAAAGTTTACGACGATCAACAAGTACACCAGCACGATCGCCATCGCCACACCGAGCCCCAGACCGAAGAACGAGCTGCGCATCGTCTGCACCTGGCCGCGCAGGGTGATCTGACTGCCGCGCGGCAGCGACGCCCGCGCGTTATTGACAAGCTTGTCGACCTCGTTCGCCACGCTGCCGAGATCGCGTTTTTCAACGCTCACGTACAAATCGATCACCGGCCTGATGTTGTAATGCGTGACCATCGCGAACTGGTTCTGCGGCGCGACGCGCACCAGATTGCCAAGCAGTTGCGTCGGTCCGGTGGCCGAACCCGACACAGGCGTGCGCAACAGTTCGTCGATCGAAGAGATCTGGTATTGCGGGGTTTGCACCGCGACGTTGTATTCGACGCCGTTGCGGTTGTTGAACCAGAAACCCGGCGACGTTTGCGAGCTGCCCGACAACGAAATGAGCACGTTTTGCGCCACATTGCTCGCGCTCAGATTGAGTTGCTGCAGGCGAGTGCGATCCATCTGAAGATTGATCGCCGGTTCGTCGAGCCTCTGCTGGATGTGCGTATCGACGGTGCCCGGAATCATCCGCACCTGTTTCAGCAGCTTGCGGGCGATGTCGAAGTTGCCTTGCTGATCCGTGCCGGAAATTTGCACGTCGACCGCGGCGGGCAGGCCGAAGTTGAGAATCTGCGTGACGATGTCGGCGGGCTGAAAGAAGAACTCGACGCCCGGAAAGCGCTGCGGCAGCAGCGCGCGCAATCTGTCCATATAGGTTTGCGTGGGCTTGTGGTCCGGCTTGAGCGCCACCTGAATCTCGCCGTCCAGCGTGCCGATCGTGCCCGCGTTGCTGTACGAGAGATTGATGCCGCTGTACGGCAAGCCGAGGTTGTCGAGGATCGTGCCGAGTTCGTTGCCCGGCACCACCTCGCGAATCGCCTTTTCGACCTGGTCGGCCAGACGCGCGGTTTCTTCGATACGCGTGCCGGTCGGCGCGCGCATGTGCAGACGAATATCGCCCGCATCGACGCTCGGAAAGAAGTCCTCGCCGAGCACGAGCGCGAGACCCATCGACGCGACACAAAAACCGAGGAACGCGCCTGCGAACAGACGCCGGCGCACCAGCAGGCTGCTGAGAATCATGATGTACGCGCCGCGCATGCGCTCGAAGCCGGCGTCGAAGCGATGATAGAGCCGCATGAACAGATTCGGTCCGGCACCGGCCTTGGGCTTGTGCGCGTGCCCCATCAGCAGCATGGCCAATGTCGGCACCAGCGTGCGCGACAGCACGTACGACGCGAGCATCGCGAACACCACCGCTTCGGCGAGCGGCACGAACAGGTAACGCGCGACACCGGTCAGGAAGAACATCGGCACGAACACGATACAGATACACAGTGTCGACACGAGGGCGGGAACCGCGATTTCACCGGCGCCTTCGAGAATCGCATCGTGCAGATTCGTGCCCATATGCAGATGCCGTTCGATGTTCTCGATCGTCACTGTCGCATCGTCGACCAGAATCCCGACCGCCAGCGCGAGGCCGCCGAGCGTCATGATGTTGATGGTCTGTCCCAACGCGTGCAATGCGATCAGCGACGACAGGATCGAGAGCGGAATCGATACCGCGATGATGCAGGTGCTGCGCCAATTGCCGAGAAACAGCAGAATCATCGCGGCCGTCAGCGCGGCGGCGGCCAGCGCCTCGCGCACCACGCCCTGCACCGCCGCATTGACGAACACCGACTGATCGAACAACGCCGTGATGTTCAAGTCCGGCGGCAGCGCGGCACGTACGGTCGGCAGCAGGCCGTGCAATGTGTTGACGATCGCCAGCGTCGACGCACTGCCGTTCTTGAGCACCGACAGCAGCACGCCACGATGGCCGTCCTGCCGCACGATATTGGTCTGCGGCGAAAAACCGTCGCGCACGTGGGCCACTTCACGCAGATAGGTCGTTGCGCCGTTGAGCGTGCGAACCGGAATGTCGTTGAGCCCTTCCACCGTGGGCGGCGAGCCGTTCATGTTGATCGTGTATTCCTTCGGCCCGATCTTGGCCGTGCCGGTCGGCAGAATCAGGTTTTGCGCGTTGAACGCGCTGACCACATCGGACGGCGTCAACCCCTTTGCCAGCAGCGCGCGCGTGTCGAGATCGACCGAGATCAAGCGCGATTTGCCGCCATACGGATACGGTACGGCTGCGCCCGGAATCGTCACGAGTTGCGGGCGCAGGAAATTCAAAGCGGTGTCGTTGAGCGCCTGCTCGGACAGCTTGGGGCTCGACAAGCCGAGCTGGATCACCGGAATGCTGGACGCCGAATAGCTGATCACCAGCGGCGGCGTGGCGCCCGGCGGCATCTGCTTGAGCTGCGCCTGTTCGATCGCCACGGTCTGCGCGATCGCGGTCTGGATGTTCGCGTTCGGCTGCAGGAACACCTTGATAATCGCGATGCCGGCGAGCGACTGCGATTCGATGTGCTCGATGTCGTTGACCGTGGTGGTCAAGCTGCGCTCGTTGACCGACGTCATGCGGTTGGCCATGTCTTCGGCCGACAAGCCCGTGTACGTCCAGATGATGCTGACCACCGGAATATTGATTTCCGGCAGAACGTCGACCGGCGTGGTCAATAGCACGAATGGCGTAGCCAGCAGAATCAGAATGGCCATCACGATGAACGTGTATGGCCGCTTTAGCGCTACGTTGACGATCCACATTGAAACGCGCCCGAGAGAATGCAGGTAAGGAACTGAATCGCCGTGACTGGATGGTCGCGCGGCTTCCGCCTATGACATGCCGAAGCCGGCAGACCTGAGCACAGGTTGCCGGAGCCTATGGCGCGAGCCTCTCCCGGTGAATCAGTGCTTATGCTAGATCGGTAGCACCAACGCCTGCATGGCGCCAAAATGGCGGAATTGTCAGGAAGGTTAATGTAAGAGTATGCGCCCGATTTCGTGATGCGCCGGTTAGCGATTGGCAAACGTTTGGCGGTGGGAGATCGGTGTTTTTAAAGCGCTGAAACAAAAGGCCGGTCAACCCTTTCGGTTGACCGGCCTTCTAGTTCAGGCGGCTGAATTTACTTCGCGAACAACGACGACATATCGGCAAACGCCTTGAACTCCAGCGCGTTGCCCGACGGATCGAGAAAGAACATCGTCGCCTGTTCGCCGACTTCGCCCTTGAAGCGCACGTGCGGCTCGATGATGAAGTCGATGCCTGCCTGCTGCAGCTTGTCCGCCGCGGACTGCCATTGCTCCATCGACAGCACCGCGCCGAAGTGGCGCACCGGCACCGCGTCGCCGTCGACCTTGCTGGTCTGCCGATGCCCGGCCTCTTCCGGCGCGAGATGCGCGACGATCTGGTGGCCGTAGAAGTTGAAATCCACCCACTCCGCCGAGCTGCGCCCTTCCGGACAGCCCAGCAGGTCGCCGTAAAACTCGCGCGCGGCGGCGATGCTATGAACAGGAAACGCCAGATGGAACGGCGGCAAAACGGTTTCGGCAACGCTCATGATGGAAGAACTCACAGATAAGAAAGTGGAGACGCGCATCGGGGCGCGCAACGTCGAGTTTAACCACGAGTAAAAGTGTTGAATAACGATATATATTCGCCCTGACCAACACCAGAATCGATCAATAAATCACGCTCGGCGAACCCGATTGTCCTGCCGGGCCGGACCTCAACTGTATCTGTGACAATCGCGCGCCGCCCGGCAGAATCCCTGTTCGCGTATCGTTTCGCGCTTCCGGCCGCGCCGCCTTGCGCGGTCTCCTCCAAGGTATCGCCCATGACCGCCAGCACCTTCCTGACCGCCGATGTCCTGATCGCCTATAGCGCCTACTTCGTCGGCACGGCGAGCCCGGGGCCGAGCAATCTCGCGATCATGTCGCTGGCGATGAGCGCCGGCAGAAAGTCCGCGCTGACCTTCGCGCTCGGCGTGGTGTCCGGGTCGTTCTTCTGGGCGTTGCTGGCGTCGCTGGGTTTGTCGGCGGTGCTTGCGAGCTACTCGGAATGTCTGGTGGCGATCAAGATTGCCGGCGGACTCTATCTGTTGTGGCTCGGTTTTAAATCCGCGCACTCCGCCTTGCGCACCGAACACCTGCCCGCGAGCGCCGCACGGCAAGGCGAGCCGCTCAAACGGCTCTATCTGCGCGGTTTGCTGCTGCATCTCACCAATCCGAAAGCGATCCTGGTGTGGCTGTCGATCGTGTCGCTGGCGATAACGCCGGCAGGCGGCACGTCGCACACCGCGCCAGTGGTGCTCGGCTGCATGTGTATCGGCGTGTGCGTGTTCAGCAGCTATGCCGTGCTGTTTTCAACCGCGTCCGCACGGCGCATCTATGTCTCGATCCGCCGCTGGTTCGACGGTTCGCTTGCGGTCATGTTCGGCATTGCCGGCGTCAAGTTGCTGACTTCGAGAATCTAGAAGCCGCCACGCCTATCCGCCCTGCAATACTGTCCATGCCGCTATAAAGCGTCTTTCATGTGCTCACCCGGCTATGCACCCCGGCCATGCGCAGCGCCTCGTGCAGCGTGTCGAAAATGCAGCTCGCGTCCACGATCGGCGTAATGCCATGCCGATCCATATCCGAACGCAAATAACGATTCACGCGCGCGAAGATCACTTCGACGCCGCTCTGCTTCAACGTCTGGCATAGCTCGCCCACCGAGCGCGCCGCCGAGTAATCGAGGTCGGTGATCGCGCTCGCGTCGATCACGAACCAATGCACCGGGCTCGGCGCCTGCGCGATCAACTGGCGTGCGTCTTCGATGAAAAAATGGTCGTTGGCATAGAAAAGATCGGCGCCGAAACGATAGACGATCAGTCCCGGCGCAGTCTGCTCGCCGGGCAAGGCCGGCACCGGCACCCAGAGGCCGTCGTCGCCGGGTGCGAGGATCATGGTGTGCGGCCGGTAGCTGTGCCGCACATGCCGCAACAGCGACAACGCAACCGCCACCAGAATGCCGTGCTCGACGCCGATCAGCACCACCGCCGCGGCGGTGAACACGGCCAGCGTGAATTCGCCCGGACTCTCGCGGCGAATCGAAAACAGCGTCTGCAGATTGATCAGGCCGATGGCGATCGTAAACACGATGCTGGCCAGAATGCAGTGCGGCAAATACTGCAAAAACCGGCTGAAAAACAGCAGTACCACGACCACCGCCACGGCGAACACGATCTGCGCGAACTGGCTGCGCGTGCCGACGCGGTCGGCCATGGCCGTTTGCGTCGCACTGCCGTTGACGACGAACGCGCCGGTGAACGCGGCAGCGGTATTAGCTGCGGCGAGGCCCAGCAGATCGGCGTTGATATCGACAGGTTCGTGATAGCGCTCGGCGAACACGCGGCTCGCCGCGGCGCTTTGCGCGACGATCATCACGAAGCATGAGGCTGCGACCGGCAGCAGATCGAGCGCCTGCTGCCATGTCACCGACGGCATGCGCAACGGCGGCAGTCCGCCCGCCACCGGTCCGAGCACGGAGATACCGTGCGCCGCGAAGCCATAGAAGTCGCTGGCGGCGATGCCCGCGACCACGGCGATCAATGGCACCGGCACCCGTGGCAAGAAACGCTTGCACGCCAGAATGGAGACGACCACCAGCACGGAAATACCGAGCGTCGGCACATTAGCCTGCGCCGCTTCACGCGCCACCAGCGCAAGCTGATCGATGCTGCGCGCGGCGTGTCCAGCCAGGCCGAGCATGTCGCCGAGCATCGCAATGCCGACCTGCACGCCGACACCGGCCAGAAAACCGACCAGCACGGTGCGCGACAGGAAGTCAGCGAGAAAGCCGAGTTTGAAAACCCGCGCGATGAGCAGCAACGCGGCGGTGAACAACGCGACCATCGCGGCGAGCGCCGCATACTCCGCACTCGCGGCCGGTGCCATGGTCGACAGCCGGCTCGCGAAAATCGTCGCTGTCGCCGAATCGGCGGCGACCACGAGATGCCGCGATGCACCGAAAAACGCAAACGCGATCAGTGGCAAAAAGACGGTATAAAGGCCGGTCACGGCAGGCATGCCGGCAATGCGCGCATAGCCGAGCACTTGCGGAATATCCATCGACGCAAGCTCCACGCCGGCCAGCGCATCGCGCGCCGCCGCAGCCCGGTTCAAAGGAAAGACGCCTTTGAGTACGCCAAGGCGCGTGGCCATGTTTGCCAGAAAATCTTGCATGCGCGATGCAGCCCCCATTCAGGTTTATCGCGCATCGTGCCGCGAGTCGGCACACAAAAGCAAGACTCAGGAGATGAATCGGCTAAATAAGCCGGCGAAAACCGGGACTATCCGGACTCCGCTTGTGAATCGCCTGAAATTTGAATTTAACGCTTGAACTGCCCTGTCAACGGATCCACGCGCCGCGCGAAGCCGAACAGCGCGGCGATGCAAATAGGACAGGCAATCATGAACACGGCCAACATCTCGCACCCCGGTAACAAAATGTTGCGCGTAGTCTAAGCGATAGCCGCATGAAAAGAATGAGGAAAAACCGCAAAACAGTGTTGCAGCGTGTTACGCCGTCATTATCGGCACTGGAATTTTCGCTCGTGAAAATGCGGCGAAAACCGTTGGAAATGGGGGAATAAACGTGTTCACTGTCGTGCGCTATGATGCGCAAACCTTTGCCAGTCCCTTTGCCAGTCTATAAACCGGTTTCGCCATGTACACGTCCACGTTCATTTTCGCAACGAAGCAATTCGACGAACACTTCTACCGCCTGGACAAGGCAATCGCCATGGCTGCCAAAGCCATTCCCGGTTATCTCGGCGAAGAAGCGTGGGAAAACGCGGCAACCGGCCTGACCTCGAACGTGTACTACTGGGCGTCGCTCGAAGCGTTGCAGGCGTTAATGCAGCATCCCGCCCATCTGGAAGCGAAAGCCGCGCAGGCGAACTGGCTCAACGGCTATCAGGTGATCATCGCCGAAGTGCTGCGTACTTACGGCGACGCGGGCTTCGCTCATCCGGCGGCGGCGCATGCGGCGGCGCCGGCTCAAGCCTTGCCGCCCGCACCGTAATCGAGCACGCGATTGGGCCGTTGTTGAAGAAGGCTGTGAGCAATGCGGTGGCCGGATAAGCCACACCCCTTATAATCCGGCATGACCCGAACCCAGCACCACACCTCCTCGCCAACGGCCACGCATGGCCGCTTCGCCGCCCACCGCTTCCCGGCGGCCGCATGAAAACCCCGAAACGTCTGCTCCCGCTGGTCGAAGAAGGCCTGATCGACGAAGTCATCTCCCAGTTGATGAGCGGCAAGGAAGCCACCGTCTACGTGGTGCGCAGCGGCGACGCCACGCGCTGCGCGAAGGTCTATAAAGACGCCAAACAGCGCAGTTTCCGCCAGGCGGCGTCGTATCGCGAAGGCCGCAAGGTCAAGAACAGCCGCCAGCAGCGCGCGATGGAAAAAGGCAGCCGCTATGGCCGCGAAGTGCAGGAGCAGGCGTGGCAGAACGCCGAAGTCGATGCGCTGTTCCAGCTTGCCAATGCAGGCGTGCGCGTGCCGCAGCCCTTTATCTGCACCGACGGCGTGTTGCTGATGGAATTGGTCACCGACGTCGACGGCAATGTCGCGCCGCGTCTGAACGATGTGGACCTGACCGAAGCGCGCGCGCTCGAATTGCACGCGCTGCTGCTCAACCAGGTGGTGCGCATGCTGTGCGCCGGCGTGATTCACGGCGACCTGTCGGAATACAACATCCTGCTCGCCGCCGATGGTCCGGTGATCATCGACTTGCCGCAAGCCGTGGATGCCGCGGGCAATCTCGAAGCGCCGGCGATGCTGGAACGCGACGTGAACAACCTCGCCACGTATTTCGGCCGTTTCGCACCGGCCTTGCTCGATGCGAGCTATGGCAAGGAAATTTGGGCGTTGTTCGAAGCGGGCGCGTTGCATGTCGATGCAACGCTGACCGGCCGGGTCGAACTGGACACCACGCCGATCGATCTCGAAGCCGTGCTGCAGGAACTCGAAGATACGCGGCTCGACGAAGAAGCTCGCCTGCGCTACGAACAGTCGCTGCGCAGCGGCACTTGAGCGTTAATCAAGCAGTAGTCAAGCAAGCGCCGCTACGTAGTAGACGCTACAACGCACGCTACAACGCGGTGCCACACCCGGCAGGCTCGCTCGAAGACCGCGCCGTAACCGGCGCCGGCCCCACCGACTCCCGCATCGTCACGCTTACCGGAAACTCGCGAATGATCTCCCACGAGGTCCGGTAGCACTGATTGACCAGCCAGCGCACCGCATTCTGCGTCAATTCCGCCGTCGGAATATGCACCGACGTGAGCCCCGGCGCGGCATAGGCGGCCGAATAGTCGTCGTCGTAGCCGATTACCGAGACCTCGTCCGGCACGGCAATGCCCGCCTGGTGAAAGCGCGCCAGCACGCTCACCGCCATCGTATCGTTCGCGCAGAAAAGGCCGGTGAAACGCCGCTTCGCATCGAGCAGCTTCTGCGCGGCGGCATAGCCGCCTTCCGGCGAGAAGTCCGATTCGATCAGCGTGACGTCGTCGCGGGCGATGCCGTCACGCGCCAGTTCGGCAAAGAAGCCTTCGAGCCGGGTTTGATTGTCCGAAGCGCTAAACGGCCCGGAAATCACGGCGATCTGGCGATGCCCATGGTCGAGTAGCGTGCGCGCCGCCAGTTCGCCGCCGCGCCGGTGATCGGCGCAAAACGACGCCTCCGGAAGTTGATCGAACGCGCGATTCAGGAACACCATCTTCGGATGCATCCGATGCAGCATGTCCAGGTCGTCGTCGTGCAGATCGTGGCTGATCACCACCACGCCGTCGCAATCGCGGCCGATCAGAAAGCGCACCGCCTCGATGGCCTGCTCGCGCGGCGACACTTCCCCGCAGCCGGTCGCAACCACCACGTGACGGCGCACCGCGCGCAGTTCGGCATCGGTCTGCTTGAGAATCGTGCCGTAGTACGAGCCGAAGAAGGTCGGCACGAAAATGCCGATCATGCCGAGCGATTGCGTCGCCATCGCCCGGCCGATCGACGATGGGCGAAAATTCAGCGCTTCGATGGCGGCCTTTACGCGCGCGGCGGCATCGGCCGAAATAGGTCCTTTACCGGAAATGGCCCGCGACGCGGTCGACATGCCGACGCCAGCCAGTGCCGCGACATCTTTGAGTGTTGCCACGCGGTTCTCCGTCAAACCATGTTGTTTAACCGACGTCGCATGCCGTCGCCGTCGCTATAGACGTGCCCCGCCCGCTTCGTCGAACAACGAAATATGTGCGCAGTCGATTGAAAATGCCGATACGTCGCCTACCGCCACCGGCGTCTTCGTCTGATCAATCGACGCGATTTGTTCTCCATGATAGTCGAGCCAAATGACACGGTGGTTGCCCATCGGCTCAACCAGCGAAACCTTGGCGGATTCGCGCGCGCTCACGTTCAGGCCCGCGCGCACGCTAACATCGCCTACGCGCACGTCGCCCAGGCGCACCTCCTCGGCCCGCACGCCGAGCACACACGGCAGCCGATCCGCAGGCACGCCTTTGAATGGGTACTGCGACACGTCGAGCCGCAAATGCGCCGTGTAAAAGTATAGCGAGCCATCGCGCCGCTCCAGTGTGCCCTTGAGCACATTCATCGCGGGCGAGCCCAGAAACGTCGCGACGAACAGATTGTTGGGCCGCGCGTAGACTTCGGCCGGCGTGCCGAACTGCTGGATGACGCCGCCGCGCATCACCGCCATGCGCGTGGCGAGCGTCATCGCTTCAACCTGATCGTGAGTCACGTAGATCATCGTCGCACCGAGACGCTGGTGCAGTTGCTTGAGTTCGCGGCGCAGTTCGGTGCGTAACTTGGCGTCGAGATTCGATAGCGGTTCGTCGAACAGAAACACGTCGGCTTCGCGCACGATCGCGCGGCCGATCGCCACGCGTTGCCGTTGTCCGCCCGACAGTTGCGCCGGTTTGCGCTTGAGCAGCGGCCCGAGTTGCAGCATGTCGGACGCACGCGCCACGCGCCGCTCGATTTCCGCCTTCGGCGTGCCGTTGATGCGCAACGCGAACGACAGATTGCGCTCGACGTTCATGGTCGGATACAACGCGTACGACTGAAACACCAGCGCGATACGGCGGTCTTTTGGATCGGCCCACGTCATGTCCTCGCCGGCGATCTCGATGCTGCCATCGGTGACGTCGATCAAGCCCGCGATGCTGTGCAGCAAGGTGGATTTTCCGCAACCGGACGGGCCGAGCAGCACGACGAACTCGCCGGCCCGCACGTCGAGATCGAGATTCTCGATCACGGTGTTGGCGCCCAGCTGGATCGTCAGATTGCGTACCGACACATTGGCCGCGTTGGCCGGGTTCGCCACATTCACCGCGTCAGCAGTATCAGCT from Paraburkholderia sp. IMGN_8 encodes the following:
- a CDS encoding efflux RND transporter permease subunit, encoding MWIVNVALKRPYTFIVMAILILLATPFVLLTTPVDVLPEINIPVVSIIWTYTGLSAEDMANRMTSVNERSLTTTVNDIEHIESQSLAGIAIIKVFLQPNANIQTAIAQTVAIEQAQLKQMPPGATPPLVISYSASSIPVIQLGLSSPKLSEQALNDTALNFLRPQLVTIPGAAVPYPYGGKSRLISVDLDTRALLAKGLTPSDVVSAFNAQNLILPTGTAKIGPKEYTINMNGSPPTVEGLNDIPVRTLNGATTYLREVAHVRDGFSPQTNIVRQDGHRGVLLSVLKNGSASTLAIVNTLHGLLPTVRAALPPDLNITALFDQSVFVNAAVQGVVREALAAAALTAAMILLFLGNWRSTCIIAVSIPLSILSSLIALHALGQTINIMTLGGLALAVGILVDDATVTIENIERHLHMGTNLHDAILEGAGEIAVPALVSTLCICIVFVPMFFLTGVARYLFVPLAEAVVFAMLASYVLSRTLVPTLAMLLMGHAHKPKAGAGPNLFMRLYHRFDAGFERMRGAYIMILSSLLVRRRLFAGAFLGFCVASMGLALVLGEDFFPSVDAGDIRLHMRAPTGTRIEETARLADQVEKAIREVVPGNELGTILDNLGLPYSGINLSYSNAGTIGTLDGEIQVALKPDHKPTQTYMDRLRALLPQRFPGVEFFFQPADIVTQILNFGLPAAVDVQISGTDQQGNFDIARKLLKQVRMIPGTVDTHIQQRLDEPAINLQMDRTRLQQLNLSASNVAQNVLISLSGSSQTSPGFWFNNRNGVEYNVAVQTPQYQISSIDELLRTPVSGSATGPTQLLGNLVRVAPQNQFAMVTHYNIRPVIDLYVSVEKRDLGSVANEVDKLVNNARASLPRGSQITLRGQVQTMRSSFFGLGLGVAMAIVLVYLLIVVNFQSWVDPLIIISALPAALAGIVWILFLTGTHLSVPALTGAIMTMGVATANSILMVSFARQRLRAGAPPLTAALEAGASRIRPVLMTAFAMIIGMIPMALGLGEGAEQNAPLGRAVIGGLLFATVSTLFFVPLVFAGIHGRLARRRGNDSNGGNGGNEGGTGRHGNAPDDGPAPEHGGDGKHA
- a CDS encoding VOC family protein, which produces MSVAETVLPPFHLAFPVHSIAAAREFYGDLLGCPEGRSSAEWVDFNFYGHQIVAHLAPEEAGHRQTSKVDGDAVPVRHFGAVLSMEQWQSAADKLQQAGIDFIIEPHVRFKGEVGEQATMFFLDPSGNALEFKAFADMSSLFAK
- a CDS encoding LysE family translocator gives rise to the protein MTASTFLTADVLIAYSAYFVGTASPGPSNLAIMSLAMSAGRKSALTFALGVVSGSFFWALLASLGLSAVLASYSECLVAIKIAGGLYLLWLGFKSAHSALRTEHLPASAARQGEPLKRLYLRGLLLHLTNPKAILVWLSIVSLAITPAGGTSHTAPVVLGCMCIGVCVFSSYAVLFSTASARRIYVSIRRWFDGSLAVMFGIAGVKLLTSRI
- a CDS encoding SulP family inorganic anion transporter, with translation MQDFLANMATRLGVLKGVFPLNRAAAARDALAGVELASMDIPQVLGYARIAGMPAVTGLYTVFLPLIAFAFFGASRHLVVAADSATATIFASRLSTMAPAASAEYAALAAMVALFTAALLLIARVFKLGFLADFLSRTVLVGFLAGVGVQVGIAMLGDMLGLAGHAARSIDQLALVAREAAQANVPTLGISVLVVVSILACKRFLPRVPVPLIAVVAGIAASDFYGFAAHGISVLGPVAGGLPPLRMPSVTWQQALDLLPVAASCFVMIVAQSAAASRVFAERYHEPVDINADLLGLAAANTAAAFTGAFVVNGSATQTAMADRVGTRSQFAQIVFAVAVVVVLLFFSRFLQYLPHCILASIVFTIAIGLINLQTLFSIRRESPGEFTLAVFTAAAVVLIGVEHGILVAVALSLLRHVRHSYRPHTMILAPGDDGLWVPVPALPGEQTAPGLIVYRFGADLFYANDHFFIEDARQLIAQAPSPVHWFVIDASAITDLDYSAARSVGELCQTLKQSGVEVIFARVNRYLRSDMDRHGITPIVDASCIFDTLHEALRMAGVHSRVST
- a CDS encoding antibiotic biosynthesis monooxygenase, with amino-acid sequence MYTSTFIFATKQFDEHFYRLDKAIAMAAKAIPGYLGEEAWENAATGLTSNVYYWASLEALQALMQHPAHLEAKAAQANWLNGYQVIIAEVLRTYGDAGFAHPAAAHAAAPAQALPPAP
- a CDS encoding PA4780 family RIO1-like protein kinase; its protein translation is MKTPKRLLPLVEEGLIDEVISQLMSGKEATVYVVRSGDATRCAKVYKDAKQRSFRQAASYREGRKVKNSRQQRAMEKGSRYGREVQEQAWQNAEVDALFQLANAGVRVPQPFICTDGVLLMELVTDVDGNVAPRLNDVDLTEARALELHALLLNQVVRMLCAGVIHGDLSEYNILLAADGPVIIDLPQAVDAAGNLEAPAMLERDVNNLATYFGRFAPALLDASYGKEIWALFEAGALHVDATLTGRVELDTTPIDLEAVLQELEDTRLDEEARLRYEQSLRSGT
- a CDS encoding substrate-binding domain-containing protein, yielding MATLKDVAALAGVGMSTASRAISGKGPISADAAARVKAAIEALNFRPSSIGRAMATQSLGMIGIFVPTFFGSYYGTILKQTDAELRAVRRHVVVATGCGEVSPREQAIEAVRFLIGRDCDGVVVISHDLHDDDLDMLHRMHPKMVFLNRAFDQLPEASFCADHRRGGELAARTLLDHGHRQIAVISGPFSASDNQTRLEGFFAELARDGIARDDVTLIESDFSPEGGYAAAQKLLDAKRRFTGLFCANDTMAVSVLARFHQAGIAVPDEVSVIGYDDDYSAAYAAPGLTSVHIPTAELTQNAVRWLVNQCYRTSWEIIREFPVSVTMRESVGPAPVTARSSSEPAGCGTAL
- a CDS encoding ABC transporter ATP-binding protein, giving the protein MAATADTADAVNVANPANAANVSVRNLTIQLGANTVIENLDLDVRAGEFVVLLGPSGCGKSTLLHSIAGLIDVTDGSIEIAGEDMTWADPKDRRIALVFQSYALYPTMNVERNLSFALRINGTPKAEIERRVARASDMLQLGPLLKRKPAQLSGGQRQRVAIGRAIVREADVFLFDEPLSNLDAKLRTELRRELKQLHQRLGATMIYVTHDQVEAMTLATRMAVMRGGVIQQFGTPAEVYARPNNLFVATFLGSPAMNVLKGTLERRDGSLYFYTAHLRLDVSQYPFKGVPADRLPCVLGVRAEEVRLGDVRVGDVSVRAGLNVSARESAKVSLVEPMGNHRVIWLDYHGEQIASIDQTKTPVAVGDVSAFSIDCAHISLFDEAGGARL